A single region of the Liolophura sinensis isolate JHLJ2023 chromosome 9, CUHK_Ljap_v2, whole genome shotgun sequence genome encodes:
- the LOC135475240 gene encoding 1-phosphatidylinositol 4,5-bisphosphate phosphodiesterase gamma-1-like isoform X2 — translation MAAPSGLPNGDHANDIHEMIRQLESGLVATVFFSKRKPERKICRVKLETKQLLWVRNQNSRPEGAVNLREVKDVRPGRNSKDFDKWPDELRRTEKGCAFVLFYGNDFKLKTFSLVASTPDEYTKWLRGLDFLRKETAAAAHPIIVERWLRREFYLMEKQNCITLKDAKAWMPRLNLKISNSQLRLRFQEVDSGGKGEIEFSEFSKLYAKLVYAPSVMIDYFALFIDQAHDVMKIKFEKFQHFLAQEQKDSNATDVNYVKNIINDFLEDALRAARGLYFTDEEFQDYLFSKHNTIWDSQHDKVSQDMNQPLPHYWIASSHNTYLTGDQFSSESSVEAYTRCLKMGCKCLELDCWDGADGLPYIYHGHTLTSKIKFLDVIKTIKEYAWVQSDFPLILSIENHCSLPQQRRMATAFLEVFGDELLTEPLSKDATFLPSPIQLKKKILLKHKKLKEGEDQWRTASISDDSAGADLADLSNSVRNGILYLEDPVDRGWHPHFFLLTSTKLYYTEQRSDQEQDEDAEDEENSLPQEGQPNDELHFSEQWFHGRLEGGRRRAEELLQQYSHLGDGTFLVRESETFVGDFSLSFWRQNKANHCRIKSRQEHGQTKYFLIDPVTFDSLYSLITHYRNTPLRGTDFSMTLKEPVPQPQSHEGKEWYHESLTRLEAEDMLSRIPHNGAFLVRKSRRSSTRADPDIGRFAISMRAEGKIKHCRIKQEGRLFMIGTAHFESLVELVQYYERHPLYYKMKLKYPVNEALVRRVGMPPDKGAIYGSPDLYMNPNDFQSKIRVKALHDYHANREDELSFRKGAVITNVHKQDGGWWRGDYSDKKQNWFPSNYVEEIENQDDTSESAPLGSLQKGSIDVRKCILERSQGPGFRRFAFKIFSQTQAQPLEIAADSEEKLQDWMAQIQECAEVAEQVAKRLRTKEKSRNIAREFSDLIVYCQAVQFIPDSLPGQYYEMSSFPETKVEKYVTKTKGKFFAKYNRSQLSRVYPKGQRVDSSNYDPLNIWNCGSQMVSLNYQTGDRPMQMNMGRFLRNGRCGYVLQPDCMRSENYDPFDKRTLVGVEPLTASIIVIGARHLVKSGRGIASPFVEIEIAGAEYDNNKFKTSTRADNGLNPVWNEPCVFDILCPPLALIRFTVQDEDIFGDPNFLGQATFPIECLRTGYRSVPLLNEYSEPLELSSLLVHIDIRNPKESEDSEIYASIQQLRDESEDLAHQLEEMEMGGDVEDASHVRQRLQATEERLLQKNEERKNKKSFQRQQVVYRRASNN, via the exons TCAATTTGAGAGAAGTTAAAGATGTGCGACCTGGTCGTAACTCCAAAGATTTTGACAAATGGCCTGATGAACTGAGAAGGACGGAGAAGGGCTGtgcttttgtgttgttttatgggAATGATTTCAAGTTAAAGACTTTCTCACTTGTCG CCTCTACACCAGATGAGTACACAAAATGGCTGCGTGGCTTGGATTTCTTGAGGAAGGAAACGGCTGCAGCAGCACATCCAATCATTGTAGAGAG atggtTGCGAAGAGAGTTTTACCTGATGGAAAAACAGAATTG CATAACTCTGAAAGATGCCAAAGCATGGATGCCGCGACTGAACCTCAAAATTTCCAACAGCCAACTGAGACTGAGATTCCAG GAGGTAGACTCTGGAGGAAAAGGGGAAATTGAATTCTCAGAGTTTTCTAAACTGTATGCCAAACTTGTATATGCACCATCT GTGATGATAGATTATTTTGCCCTGTTCATTGACCAAGCACACGATGT GATgaaaataaagtttgaaaaatttcagCATTTCCTTGCCCAAGAGCAAAAG GACTCCAATGCAACTGATGTGAACTATGTGAAGAACATCATTAATGATTTCTTGGAGGATGCCCTTAGAGCAGCACGAGGACTGTATTTTACTGACGAGGAG tttcaagATTACTTGTTTTCCAAACACAATACAATCTGGGATTCTCAGCATGACAAAGTCAGTCAGGATATGAACCAGCCACTGCCTCACTATTGGATAGCGTCCTCACACAACAC GTATCTGACAGGTGATCAGTTCTCCAGCGAGTCCTCTGTTGAGGCCTATACACGCTGTCTGAAGATGGGATGCAAATGTTTGGAAT TGGACTGTTGGGATGGCGCAGATGGACTTCCATACATTTACCACGGTCACACGCTCACTTCAAAGATAAAGTTCCTTGACGTGATAAAAACTATCAAGGAATATGCTTGGGTTCAGTCTGA CTTCCCGCTGATCCTTTCCATTGAGAACCACTGCAGCTTACCACAGCAGCGGAGAATGGCCACAGCTTTCTTAGAGGTCTTTGGAG ATGAGTTGTTGACTGAGCCTTTGAGTAAAGATGCTACATTTCTGCCATCTCCTATCCAACTAAAGAAGAAAATTCTTCTGAAG CACAAGAAACTGAAGGAAGGAGAAGACCAATGGAGGACGGCTTCTATCAGTGATGATT CAGCAGGGGCTGACCTTGCTGACCTCAGCAACTCAGTGAGAAATGGTATTCTGTACTTGGAGGATCCAGTGGACAGG GGGTGGCACCCTCACTTCTTCTTGTTGACGTCAACCAAACTTTACTACACTGAGCAGAGATCTGACCAGGAACAGGATGAGGACGCAGAGGATGAAGAAAACAGTTTGCCACAAGAG GGTCAACCAAATGATGAGCTCCACTTCAGTGAACAGTGGTTTCATGGTCGCTTAGAAGGGGGTAGAAGACGAGCGGAGGAACTACTACAACAGTACAGTCATCTGGGAGACGGGACATTCCTAGTGCGAGAGAGTGAGACGTTTGTCGGGGATTTCTCCCTGTCCTTCTG GCGACAAAACAAGGCTAACCACTGCAGGATAAAGTCCCGTCAGGAGCATGGCCAAACCAAGTATTTCCTCATCGACCCGGTGACCTTCGACAGCTTGTACAGCCTGATCACGCACTACAGGAATACACCGCTGCGAGGGACTGACTTCAGCATGACTCTCAAGGAACCTGTTCCCCAACCCCAAAGTCACGAGGGCAAAGA GTGGTATCATGAGAGCTTGACACGATTAGAAGCAGAGGACATGCTCAGTCGAATTCCTCACAACGGAGCGTTCCTGGTGCGTAAGAGCCGGCGTAGTTCCACACGAGCAGACCCTGACATTGGCAGGTTTGCCATATCAATGAG GGCTGAGGGAAAGATAAAGCACTGCCGTATCAAACAGGAGGGCCGCCTATTCATGATCGGCACCGCTCACTTCGAGAGCCTGGTGGAGTTAGTCCAGTACTACGAGCGACACCCGCTCTATTACAAGATGAAGCTGAAGTACCCGGTAAATGAAGCCCTAGTCAGGAGAGTTGGCATG CCCCCGGATAAGGGTGCCATATATGGATCACCTGACCTCTACATGAACCCTAATGACTTTCAGTCCAAG ATCCGTGTGAAAGCCCTGCATGATTACCATGCCAACCGGGAGGATGAGCTGTCATTCAGGAAGGGAGCTGTGATTACAAATGTTCACAAACAAGATGGAGGATG GTGGCGAGGAGATTACAGTGACAAGAAGCAGAACTGGTTCCCATCAAACTACGTAGAGGAGATAGAAAACCAAGATGACACCTCCGAATCTGCCCCACTCGGCTCACTTCAGAAAGGATCCATTGATGTCCGCAAGTGCATCCTGG agCGCTCTCAAGGGCCTGGGTTTAGGAGGTTTGCGTTTAAGATTTTCTCTCAGACCCAGGCCCAGCCGCTGGAGATTGCGGCGGACTCTGAGGAGAAGTTACAGGACTGGATGGCCCAAATACAAGAGTGTGCTGAAGTGGCAGAACAAGTG GCCAAGAGGCTGCGGACAAAAGAGAAGTCTAGGAACATTGCCCGCGAGTTCTCTGATCTCATTGTGTACTGTCAAGCTGTGCAGTTCATCCCTGACA GTTTGCCGGGACAGTACTACGAGATGTCATCCTTCCCGGAAACCAAAGTGGAAAAATATGTCACAAAGACTAAGGGAAAGTTCTTTGCAAA ATATAACCGTAGTCAGTTAAGTCGTGTTTACCCAAAAGGACAGCGGGTGGATTCGTCCAATTATGATCCTTTGAACATTTGGAACTGCGGTTCCCAGATGGTCTCCCTCAACTATCAGACAGGGGATCGCCCTATGCAGATGAATATGGGAAGGTTTCTGCGTAATGGCAG GTGTGGTTATGTTCTCCAGCCCGACTGTATGAGGAGTGAAAACTACGATCCTTTTGACAAACGGACATTGGTGGGTGTTGAGCCCCTGACAGCCTCCATCatt GTGATTGGGGCACGCCATTTGGTGAAGTCTGGACGGGGAATTGCCAGTCCCTTTGTTGAAATAGAAATAGCAGGTGCTGAGTACGACAATAACAAGTTCAAGACTTCTACGAGAG CTGATAATGGCCTGAACCCGGTATGGAATGAACCGTGTGTCTTTGATATCCTCTGCCCTCCGCTAGCTCTCATTCGCTTCACCGTCCAGGATGAGGACATATTCGGCGACCCTAACTTCCTTGGCCAGGCCACCTTCCCTATTGAATGTTTACGCACAG GATATCGTAGTGTTCCTTTATTGAATGAATACAGTGAGCCGTTGGAACTATCCTCCCTTCTAGTTCATATTGACATCCGCAATCCAAAG GAGAGTGAGGACAGCGAGATATATGCATCCATCCAGCAGCTGAGGGACGAGTCTGAGGATCTAGCGCATCAGCTGGAGGAGATGGAGATGGGCGGCGATGTTGAAGACGCCTCTCACGTCCGCCAGAGACTTCAGGCCACCGAGGAGAGATTGCTACAGAAGAATGAGGAGcgcaaaaacaaaaa GAGCTTTCAGCGTCAACAGGTTGTTTACAGACGGGCCAGCAACAACTGA
- the LOC135475240 gene encoding 1-phosphatidylinositol 4,5-bisphosphate phosphodiesterase gamma-1-like isoform X1 codes for MAAPSGLPNGDHANDIHEMIRQLESGLVATVFFSKRKPERKICRVKLETKQLLWVRNQNSRPEGAVNLREVKDVRPGRNSKDFDKWPDELRRTEKGCAFVLFYGNDFKLKTFSLVASTPDEYTKWLRGLDFLRKETAAAAHPIIVERWLRREFYLMEKQNCITLKDAKAWMPRLNLKISNSQLRLRFQEVDSGGKGEIEFSEFSKLYAKLVYAPSVMIDYFALFIDQAHDVMKIKFEKFQHFLAQEQKDSNATDVNYVKNIINDFLEDALRAARGLYFTDEEFQDYLFSKHNTIWDSQHDKVSQDMNQPLPHYWIASSHNTYLTGDQFSSESSVEAYTRCLKMGCKCLELDCWDGADGLPYIYHGHTLTSKIKFLDVIKTIKEYAWVQSDFPLILSIENHCSLPQQRRMATAFLEVFGDELLTEPLSKDATFLPSPIQLKKKILLKHKKLKEGEDQWRTASISDDSAGADLADLSNSVRNGILYLEDPVDRGWHPHFFLLTSTKLYYTEQRSDQEQDEDAEDEENSLPQEGQPNDELHFSEQWFHGRLEGGRRRAEELLQQYSHLGDGTFLVRESETFVGDFSLSFWRQNKANHCRIKSRQEHGQTKYFLIDPVTFDSLYSLITHYRNTPLRGTDFSMTLKEPVPQPQSHEGKEWYHESLTRLEAEDMLSRIPHNGAFLVRKSRRSSTRADPDIGRFAISMRAEGKIKHCRIKQEGRLFMIGTAHFESLVELVQYYERHPLYYKMKLKYPVNEALVRRVGMPPDKGAIYGSPDLYMNPNDFQSKQIRVKALHDYHANREDELSFRKGAVITNVHKQDGGWWRGDYSDKKQNWFPSNYVEEIENQDDTSESAPLGSLQKGSIDVRKCILERSQGPGFRRFAFKIFSQTQAQPLEIAADSEEKLQDWMAQIQECAEVAEQVAKRLRTKEKSRNIAREFSDLIVYCQAVQFIPDSLPGQYYEMSSFPETKVEKYVTKTKGKFFAKYNRSQLSRVYPKGQRVDSSNYDPLNIWNCGSQMVSLNYQTGDRPMQMNMGRFLRNGRCGYVLQPDCMRSENYDPFDKRTLVGVEPLTASIIVIGARHLVKSGRGIASPFVEIEIAGAEYDNNKFKTSTRADNGLNPVWNEPCVFDILCPPLALIRFTVQDEDIFGDPNFLGQATFPIECLRTGYRSVPLLNEYSEPLELSSLLVHIDIRNPKESEDSEIYASIQQLRDESEDLAHQLEEMEMGGDVEDASHVRQRLQATEERLLQKNEERKNKKSFQRQQVVYRRASNN; via the exons TCAATTTGAGAGAAGTTAAAGATGTGCGACCTGGTCGTAACTCCAAAGATTTTGACAAATGGCCTGATGAACTGAGAAGGACGGAGAAGGGCTGtgcttttgtgttgttttatgggAATGATTTCAAGTTAAAGACTTTCTCACTTGTCG CCTCTACACCAGATGAGTACACAAAATGGCTGCGTGGCTTGGATTTCTTGAGGAAGGAAACGGCTGCAGCAGCACATCCAATCATTGTAGAGAG atggtTGCGAAGAGAGTTTTACCTGATGGAAAAACAGAATTG CATAACTCTGAAAGATGCCAAAGCATGGATGCCGCGACTGAACCTCAAAATTTCCAACAGCCAACTGAGACTGAGATTCCAG GAGGTAGACTCTGGAGGAAAAGGGGAAATTGAATTCTCAGAGTTTTCTAAACTGTATGCCAAACTTGTATATGCACCATCT GTGATGATAGATTATTTTGCCCTGTTCATTGACCAAGCACACGATGT GATgaaaataaagtttgaaaaatttcagCATTTCCTTGCCCAAGAGCAAAAG GACTCCAATGCAACTGATGTGAACTATGTGAAGAACATCATTAATGATTTCTTGGAGGATGCCCTTAGAGCAGCACGAGGACTGTATTTTACTGACGAGGAG tttcaagATTACTTGTTTTCCAAACACAATACAATCTGGGATTCTCAGCATGACAAAGTCAGTCAGGATATGAACCAGCCACTGCCTCACTATTGGATAGCGTCCTCACACAACAC GTATCTGACAGGTGATCAGTTCTCCAGCGAGTCCTCTGTTGAGGCCTATACACGCTGTCTGAAGATGGGATGCAAATGTTTGGAAT TGGACTGTTGGGATGGCGCAGATGGACTTCCATACATTTACCACGGTCACACGCTCACTTCAAAGATAAAGTTCCTTGACGTGATAAAAACTATCAAGGAATATGCTTGGGTTCAGTCTGA CTTCCCGCTGATCCTTTCCATTGAGAACCACTGCAGCTTACCACAGCAGCGGAGAATGGCCACAGCTTTCTTAGAGGTCTTTGGAG ATGAGTTGTTGACTGAGCCTTTGAGTAAAGATGCTACATTTCTGCCATCTCCTATCCAACTAAAGAAGAAAATTCTTCTGAAG CACAAGAAACTGAAGGAAGGAGAAGACCAATGGAGGACGGCTTCTATCAGTGATGATT CAGCAGGGGCTGACCTTGCTGACCTCAGCAACTCAGTGAGAAATGGTATTCTGTACTTGGAGGATCCAGTGGACAGG GGGTGGCACCCTCACTTCTTCTTGTTGACGTCAACCAAACTTTACTACACTGAGCAGAGATCTGACCAGGAACAGGATGAGGACGCAGAGGATGAAGAAAACAGTTTGCCACAAGAG GGTCAACCAAATGATGAGCTCCACTTCAGTGAACAGTGGTTTCATGGTCGCTTAGAAGGGGGTAGAAGACGAGCGGAGGAACTACTACAACAGTACAGTCATCTGGGAGACGGGACATTCCTAGTGCGAGAGAGTGAGACGTTTGTCGGGGATTTCTCCCTGTCCTTCTG GCGACAAAACAAGGCTAACCACTGCAGGATAAAGTCCCGTCAGGAGCATGGCCAAACCAAGTATTTCCTCATCGACCCGGTGACCTTCGACAGCTTGTACAGCCTGATCACGCACTACAGGAATACACCGCTGCGAGGGACTGACTTCAGCATGACTCTCAAGGAACCTGTTCCCCAACCCCAAAGTCACGAGGGCAAAGA GTGGTATCATGAGAGCTTGACACGATTAGAAGCAGAGGACATGCTCAGTCGAATTCCTCACAACGGAGCGTTCCTGGTGCGTAAGAGCCGGCGTAGTTCCACACGAGCAGACCCTGACATTGGCAGGTTTGCCATATCAATGAG GGCTGAGGGAAAGATAAAGCACTGCCGTATCAAACAGGAGGGCCGCCTATTCATGATCGGCACCGCTCACTTCGAGAGCCTGGTGGAGTTAGTCCAGTACTACGAGCGACACCCGCTCTATTACAAGATGAAGCTGAAGTACCCGGTAAATGAAGCCCTAGTCAGGAGAGTTGGCATG CCCCCGGATAAGGGTGCCATATATGGATCACCTGACCTCTACATGAACCCTAATGACTTTCAGTCCAAG CAGATCCGTGTGAAAGCCCTGCATGATTACCATGCCAACCGGGAGGATGAGCTGTCATTCAGGAAGGGAGCTGTGATTACAAATGTTCACAAACAAGATGGAGGATG GTGGCGAGGAGATTACAGTGACAAGAAGCAGAACTGGTTCCCATCAAACTACGTAGAGGAGATAGAAAACCAAGATGACACCTCCGAATCTGCCCCACTCGGCTCACTTCAGAAAGGATCCATTGATGTCCGCAAGTGCATCCTGG agCGCTCTCAAGGGCCTGGGTTTAGGAGGTTTGCGTTTAAGATTTTCTCTCAGACCCAGGCCCAGCCGCTGGAGATTGCGGCGGACTCTGAGGAGAAGTTACAGGACTGGATGGCCCAAATACAAGAGTGTGCTGAAGTGGCAGAACAAGTG GCCAAGAGGCTGCGGACAAAAGAGAAGTCTAGGAACATTGCCCGCGAGTTCTCTGATCTCATTGTGTACTGTCAAGCTGTGCAGTTCATCCCTGACA GTTTGCCGGGACAGTACTACGAGATGTCATCCTTCCCGGAAACCAAAGTGGAAAAATATGTCACAAAGACTAAGGGAAAGTTCTTTGCAAA ATATAACCGTAGTCAGTTAAGTCGTGTTTACCCAAAAGGACAGCGGGTGGATTCGTCCAATTATGATCCTTTGAACATTTGGAACTGCGGTTCCCAGATGGTCTCCCTCAACTATCAGACAGGGGATCGCCCTATGCAGATGAATATGGGAAGGTTTCTGCGTAATGGCAG GTGTGGTTATGTTCTCCAGCCCGACTGTATGAGGAGTGAAAACTACGATCCTTTTGACAAACGGACATTGGTGGGTGTTGAGCCCCTGACAGCCTCCATCatt GTGATTGGGGCACGCCATTTGGTGAAGTCTGGACGGGGAATTGCCAGTCCCTTTGTTGAAATAGAAATAGCAGGTGCTGAGTACGACAATAACAAGTTCAAGACTTCTACGAGAG CTGATAATGGCCTGAACCCGGTATGGAATGAACCGTGTGTCTTTGATATCCTCTGCCCTCCGCTAGCTCTCATTCGCTTCACCGTCCAGGATGAGGACATATTCGGCGACCCTAACTTCCTTGGCCAGGCCACCTTCCCTATTGAATGTTTACGCACAG GATATCGTAGTGTTCCTTTATTGAATGAATACAGTGAGCCGTTGGAACTATCCTCCCTTCTAGTTCATATTGACATCCGCAATCCAAAG GAGAGTGAGGACAGCGAGATATATGCATCCATCCAGCAGCTGAGGGACGAGTCTGAGGATCTAGCGCATCAGCTGGAGGAGATGGAGATGGGCGGCGATGTTGAAGACGCCTCTCACGTCCGCCAGAGACTTCAGGCCACCGAGGAGAGATTGCTACAGAAGAATGAGGAGcgcaaaaacaaaaa GAGCTTTCAGCGTCAACAGGTTGTTTACAGACGGGCCAGCAACAACTGA